From Acinonyx jubatus isolate Ajub_Pintada_27869175 chromosome B2, VMU_Ajub_asm_v1.0, whole genome shotgun sequence, a single genomic window includes:
- the FUT9 gene encoding 4-galactosyl-N-acetylglucosaminide 3-alpha-L-fucosyltransferase 9 isoform X1 — MVCSPYEKIMTSASKGILRPFLIVCIILGCFMACLLIYIKPTNSWIFSPMESASSVLKMKNFFSTKTDYFNETTILIWVWPFGQTFDLTSCQTMFNIQGCHLTTDRSLYNKSHAVLIHHRDISWDLTNLPQQARPPFQKWIWMNLESPTHTPQKSGIEHLFNLTLTYRRDSDIQVPYGFLTVSTNPFVFEVPSKEKLVCWVVSNWNPEHARVKYYNELSKSIEIHTYGQAFGEYVNDKNLIPTISTCKFYLSFENSIHKDYITEKLYNAFLAGSVPVVLGPSRENYENYIPADSFIHVEDYNSPSELAKYLKEVDKNNKLYLSYFNWRKDFTVNLPRFWESHACLACDHVKRHQEYKSVGNLEKWFWN, encoded by the coding sequence aAAAAATTATGACATCAGCATCCAAAGGAATTCTCCGTCCATTTTTAATTGTCTGCATTATCCTGGGTTGTTTCATGGCATGTCTGCTCATTTACATCAAGCCCACCAACAGCTGGATCTTCAGTCCAATGGAGTCAGCCAGCTCAgtgctgaaaatgaaaaacttcttcTCCACCAAAACtgattattttaatgaaactaCTATCCTGATTTGGGTGTGGCCATTTGGGCAGACCTTTGACCTTACATCTTGCCAAACAATGTTCAACATCCAAGGATGCCATCTTACCACAGACCGTTCCCTATACAACAAATCTCATGCGGTTCTGATCCATCACCGAGACATCAGTTGGGATCTGACTAACTTACCTCAGCAGGCTAGGCCACCCTTCCAGAAATGGATTTGGATGAATTTGGAATCACCAACCCACACGCCCCAAAAGAGTGGCATTGAGCACCTGTTCAACTTGACTCTGACTTACCGCCGTGACTCAGATATCCAAGTGCCTTATGGCTTCTTGACGGTGAGCACAAACCCCTTCGTGTTTGAAGTGCCAAGCAAAGAGAAGTTAGTGTGCTGGGTCGTAAGTAACTGGAATCCTGAGCATGCGAGGGTCAAGTATTACAATGAGCTGAGCAAAAGCATTGAAATCCATACATACGGGCAAGCATTTGGAGAGTATGTGAATGATAAAAATTTGATTCCTACCATATCTACTTGCAAATTTTATCTGTCTTTTGAAAACTCAATCCACAAAGATTACATCACAGAAAAGCTCTACAATGCTTTTCTAGCCGGCTCTGTCCCTGTTGTTCTGGGGCCGTCTAGGGAAAATTATGAGAATTATATTCCagcagattcattcattcatgtggaaGATTATAACTCTCCCAGTGAGCTCGCAAAATATCTGAAAGAAGTTGACAAAAACAATAAGTTATACCTTAGTTACTTTAACTGGAGGAAGGATTTCACAGTAAACCTTCCACGATTTTGGGAATCACATGCATGCTTGGCTTGTGATCATGTGAAAAGGCATCAAGAATATAAATCTGTGGGTAATTTAGAGAAATGGTTTTGGAATTAA
- the FUT9 gene encoding 4-galactosyl-N-acetylglucosaminide 3-alpha-L-fucosyltransferase 9 isoform X2 gives MTSASKGILRPFLIVCIILGCFMACLLIYIKPTNSWIFSPMESASSVLKMKNFFSTKTDYFNETTILIWVWPFGQTFDLTSCQTMFNIQGCHLTTDRSLYNKSHAVLIHHRDISWDLTNLPQQARPPFQKWIWMNLESPTHTPQKSGIEHLFNLTLTYRRDSDIQVPYGFLTVSTNPFVFEVPSKEKLVCWVVSNWNPEHARVKYYNELSKSIEIHTYGQAFGEYVNDKNLIPTISTCKFYLSFENSIHKDYITEKLYNAFLAGSVPVVLGPSRENYENYIPADSFIHVEDYNSPSELAKYLKEVDKNNKLYLSYFNWRKDFTVNLPRFWESHACLACDHVKRHQEYKSVGNLEKWFWN, from the coding sequence ATGACATCAGCATCCAAAGGAATTCTCCGTCCATTTTTAATTGTCTGCATTATCCTGGGTTGTTTCATGGCATGTCTGCTCATTTACATCAAGCCCACCAACAGCTGGATCTTCAGTCCAATGGAGTCAGCCAGCTCAgtgctgaaaatgaaaaacttcttcTCCACCAAAACtgattattttaatgaaactaCTATCCTGATTTGGGTGTGGCCATTTGGGCAGACCTTTGACCTTACATCTTGCCAAACAATGTTCAACATCCAAGGATGCCATCTTACCACAGACCGTTCCCTATACAACAAATCTCATGCGGTTCTGATCCATCACCGAGACATCAGTTGGGATCTGACTAACTTACCTCAGCAGGCTAGGCCACCCTTCCAGAAATGGATTTGGATGAATTTGGAATCACCAACCCACACGCCCCAAAAGAGTGGCATTGAGCACCTGTTCAACTTGACTCTGACTTACCGCCGTGACTCAGATATCCAAGTGCCTTATGGCTTCTTGACGGTGAGCACAAACCCCTTCGTGTTTGAAGTGCCAAGCAAAGAGAAGTTAGTGTGCTGGGTCGTAAGTAACTGGAATCCTGAGCATGCGAGGGTCAAGTATTACAATGAGCTGAGCAAAAGCATTGAAATCCATACATACGGGCAAGCATTTGGAGAGTATGTGAATGATAAAAATTTGATTCCTACCATATCTACTTGCAAATTTTATCTGTCTTTTGAAAACTCAATCCACAAAGATTACATCACAGAAAAGCTCTACAATGCTTTTCTAGCCGGCTCTGTCCCTGTTGTTCTGGGGCCGTCTAGGGAAAATTATGAGAATTATATTCCagcagattcattcattcatgtggaaGATTATAACTCTCCCAGTGAGCTCGCAAAATATCTGAAAGAAGTTGACAAAAACAATAAGTTATACCTTAGTTACTTTAACTGGAGGAAGGATTTCACAGTAAACCTTCCACGATTTTGGGAATCACATGCATGCTTGGCTTGTGATCATGTGAAAAGGCATCAAGAATATAAATCTGTGGGTAATTTAGAGAAATGGTTTTGGAATTAA